The sequence GGAGAGAGAGGACAACATCCAGATGACTATGTTCCCTACCTACAATTTTTGCCAGAATCACAGGTACAGTTTGTCAATATTTACCAATaccataattttttaatttatctgaaCAGAAAAGTAGAGTCTCTTACATTACTAACCATAATTCAAAAGGATCAGTTTGAATttttaaacacaatatttttttaaattaaattaggctATTTATCACTTTTTCACGTTAATTACATTGGACAGCATCTCCAAAAACGACCTCCTTTTCGCCCCCTTTTgtgtgttatggctgggaagaagaaatggtgaaCAAAGTTCCTTTATCTCATCGTTTTCAGCGTTTTTGATTGgcctactgctgggcacaggtcttTTTTTACAGAAATAGAAGTATATatatactgaaaataataattataaagggCTAACTACCATGGAATTACAAATAGATCTATAATATTTGTCACACAGATGTATCAATGGATCGGCGCGGGCCGTGACTGCGACGCTATCTTGGGTCGGCTGTGTGAGCGCTGGCTCCGGGCTGCGTCACCGCCACCGCCCGCCAGCGAACCACCGCCTCCGAGGTAACAAACCTTATATAAACCatgttgtaatttaattaacgtGCGCTaacgtataacaaaaaatatatcaattacaATATTATAGTCAGTTATGCATGTCATTAGATTATTCATGTTATCTCTGAGCATTGTATTGGAAAAATACTATCTATGTAAAATTGACATCTCTTGCCCttatctgaatattttttggaCTTGTATATTTATGTCATATATCTGATCTCAcaagtacattattttatatcctATCATCTTTCACATACTCGATCCATTGTTGCTTctcttaaaacaattgcattgCTACAAAGTATCATATTGTTTCATTAGGTATCCAACAACGTGGTCGGTCCGCCCTGCAACTGAAGCAGAATTGGTTGATTTCCGTGCGCAAGAGCGGCGGAGATTTTCAACGGCAGCCAAACCTTTCACTTATGTACAGCATGGGTAagatgaagtttatttttttacaatattagacACACTACAATATAGATTGCCTTTAGTTAAGTTTAGTTTCGTATTTATTACGTTTGTTGCATGAGGCAGTTTCTGATTGAACAACGTTGACAAATTGTATTGATTGTTTAATAACTTTGACGTTCTGTTCATAGCTCTGTTTTATTAATGAAGAAAGTATTCattataagttaattttaatgatttttttttatatattcaattGAATAATGTCGTATTGTCTCTCAGTTACCGCTCAGTGGTGGGTCCGTGCGCGCGCGGgtggggcggcggcggcgccgtgCTGCTGGCGGCGCGCCCGCGCCACGCCGCGCTGCCCGCGCTCGTGCGCGACGCGCTCGCCCGCCTGCCCAACGGAGAGGGCACACGCCACCACGTCGTCACGCTGCTCAGGTACACCcacatacaaaatcaaaatcaaaaatcatttattcaaacttggctgctaGACAGCCCCcaacccttcaccacttcctatgtgttttgctgggaagaagtgcaCTCAACTCAACTGAACTCAAGTTCAGTGCAACTGTAGCTAGCACTCGCCTACATACCTTAACTAACTACAAATAAAACCTGAATACAAAGCAAAGAGCTACAAAGCAAATAGTATAGTAGCACCTAGTTTAAAATGTCTTTTTTTCGACAGAATGTCACAATGGGTAGCTAACTGCAGTGATCAAACCCTGCTGAGCGCGGTATCTTCAGTATTAGACAGACTTCTATCCGCCAAGCGAGACCCTGTCGTGAAATATGACCAGAGAACGGCTGTGTGGACTTATCTTCATAGGCATCGGtaagtatatataatatatagacttgaaatttcacttaaataggcaATGAGGGCTAGTTTTCTACGTTACACTGGcataaagataaagattttcgtaaagaattatatttattattaaatagcaGCACttccttttttttactatataaaCGTGAATTATATACTGAAGGGGAAGGTTTATCCTCTTTAATTGCTATCTATTGATAAAAACATCTGTTGCTCAGTTTGAAAGATTCTTATTCCAACAGCatttatataacataaaaatgGCACTGTAAATAACAATCATTtcaaattgtaaaatataagtCTGTATTGTTATATACCTGGGTTAGGTAATTCAAATAAACCCGTTGTATGCCGTTGCGCAGATATTCGCGAGactattgattttctattgttttataattagcgacatacacacggtaaattagaataaaatgtcCATAAACAGGAGTGAAGAGGACTGGCTGAAGATATCGAGCGGTCGCGGTCGTAGCAGCAAGGCGGGCAGCATGCTACTGTCGCCCACGCCGGCGGCGGCGGGTAAGCCTGGCCAGCCCGCCCTGCCCGGGCCGCCGCGAGAGCCGCGACACACGTCGCCACATGCACTCACACAGGTATGACTGCGAGCCTCGTATAACTGTGCCTCTCTGAATCAACATCTCATTCTGCTCATCTCATATTACTGTGCCTGTCTGAAAAAACTAGCAGCTGTCTCACAGAAATTAGTAACCAACTTTAGAGAGGAACTTTAGAGACCTTTACATGGACCTGTTTTAGCGATACGAAATAAAGTGTACCTACGCGTGTTTCTCGAGTTATTAAGTAATGTGTTCATGagtgttaattaaaaaaacgacGCTatgatttattcatttaaaaaaatatgtgttataaTTTGATCATTTGAGTAGATATTATATGTGAAAAAAGTGAGACTTCCTCGTAATTTATACCGCATTATCGTAAAACGTTGCCAATATCGACATGTCTTTCCACAGATGGAGCTAGAAGTAGGCAGCGTAGAAGAAGTCGTCGAAAATGCATCTGACAGTGACGTAGACGTCGACGACAGTGGACAAACCTCCTCCGTTCCTCACCTTTCCTCCGCCCAACTACTAATGCAAGCCACACAAGCCTCGCAGGGCAAACAAGTCGCGTTACCGCCCAAACCGAAAGGGAAGCTAGTCGCCACGCCCCCTCCGAAAGCAAAGGTCAACGCCCCGCCGAAACCTGCCCCAACAGTTAAACAACCCGCTAAGCAATCTACACTAATGGCGCAATCAGCTAAGCAAGCGAACCTACTCGCTCAAGCTGTTAGACAGAGTACTGTGAACCAAGCGAAGCAGACCGCAGTCATACAACCGCCGAAACCTCCCCTCCCTCAGTCCCCTAAACAAACGACAGTCGCCCCTCAGCCACCAAAACCTGCCAATGTTCCTCAAGCCAAGCAAACGACGGTCATATCCCAAGTTATTAAACCGAATATAGTGAAGCAAGCTACGAGTACTAAGCAAGTCAGTCAGATGCAACCGGCTGCTCAGTCGCCGAAACAAACGCCACAGCAACAAACTAAACAGATCATCGTCAATCAGGCGGGAAATCTATCGGGACAGTTGTCGAAATCTTTACCTTCAGTGGTAGCGACTCCACACAAATCTCCACTTATAAAACAACGGCCGTTACAGAAAGTTGAAGGGTCACAATCTCAGGTAAATAAAGTTATCAATATGTTCCTCTTTATTCCTTCTCTTTAGAATATTTTCTGACAAATTACATGCTTTTCGTTTTCAGATAATAACGAGTACAGTTGCAAGTCAGCCTAGTTTACAAACCACCACTGTGATTCAACCAACTAGTACAACTACTGTTCAAGTATTACAAAATAAGGTAAGAACTATACTATGTAGAATATACGTACATGTTGCATGTATACtctatattttgcaaaaaaaaaatacattccatTATATTAATTTCCTACAACTGATCTTTCTCCAAATAATGAATATGTGTGTTTTTCAGGTGACACAAGGTACGCGGTCACTATTGATACGACCAAGTCCGGTACAAACTACTGTCACGGCCGTAGTGTCCACACCAACTACTCAGGTATGTTACAACCACTATAAACTATGTCTTACAGGTATAAAACCCTTATTATTTGAAGAAGTTTGtagatcaattttatttatgtcaacTAGGTAACACCGACGACGAGGCGTGGTGTTGTCAGAGTACTAAGCCCGGCCACTCCAGCATCAGGAAAGTCACTAATATCTCCGCGAGCGTTAATGCAACAAGGCAAGAATAttcattcttaaaaaatatgaccTTTGTAAAGTTTAATACGACGattaattatgaataatttttATAGGTACTCCTGCGGCTAAGAAGAGACCCACAGTGCCGAATGCTACGGCAGTTACAACTGTAGCGCAGGTATGTGCCTTCCATTCGATTCGCGCGATTCACTCGCGACCTCTATGAAGCTTAACCACTATGAATTTGTTGATAGAAATGGTGGTACCTTTTCGTCATGTCATAGAAGAGTTTATTAGTGCATGTACTTGTTTTCAActtctgaaaacaaaaaaatccgcGCCCCACACGCTCAATGATGAATGATTTTACTTATTTTGGTGTTGCAGAGCACGCTGGGAGCGACGTCAGTGGTGAGCAGCGCGGTGACGTCAACTCCCCGCGCTGTGCCGCTGGCGGGCACCCGCACTGTACAGTTAGCGGGTCAGCACGTGCAGCTCGCGGGGCAGCACGTGCAGCTGGCGGGGCAGGCCGTGCAGCTGGGCGCTGGCCACACGCTGCAGCTGTCGTCGCTGCAGCTGCCCGTGCGCCTGCCCAGCGGACACACCGTGCAGCTCGCCGCGCCCGTGCGACtgccgccgcgcccgccccgccccgccccACCAACACACATACCCGCCTCCACTGTCCAGCTCTCCGGACAAACCGTCCAGATCGGCGGACAGAGTGTACAGCTCACCGGACAAAGTGTACAGTTAACTGGCCACACAGTCAAATTACCCAGTGGACAAAGTGTTCAAGTGGCTAGTCAGAGTGTGTTACCGTCGCAAAGTGTTCAACTACCGAGTGGTCAAACCGTCCAATTAGCGAGTGGGAATATGCAAACTGTACTTAGTGGATCTAATGTTCAATTGTCGAGTCAAAGTGTTCAAATGCCGAGTGGTCAGACTGTGCAATTAGGATCACAAACGGTGCAATTAGGTGGTCAGACGGTGCAGCTAGCTGGGCAGGCAGTTCAGTTACCGAGTGGACAAACGTTGCAGTTGTCTAGTGGTCAAACTGTTCAGTTGTCAagcgggcagacattgcagttggCGAGCGGGCAAACTGTTCAGCTCGCTAACCAAACTCCGAAGTCGTTAGCGCAAGTGGTGCGGAGTCAGTCGGCTGGCGACAAGACAACCGCTGGACAACCAATAGTGGCGAAATTATTGACAAACGCACAGGTGAGTAGTAATACAGATCAGACATCAGACACATCATTTTTACCCCACTTTCAGATCGGTCTCTCTGTTACGTATATTCTTCTTTTATAATCTTTTCTTACAGACTTGTGGTAACATGCAAAATTATGACCTACACACAGTAGGACGGACCTGCAAGGATTTTTTCCATGCAGCATAAACGGCCAGAATACCTAACTTCAGTATAAATAACTGGCCTACTGGTCGTGAAATTATTTGCCACCCCATCCAAGTGTCCCAATGTTTGCaagtttttcttcacctttctAGTACTACACATGACATAATTCCGTGTTGTATACCAGCCACAGATGGTGTCGCTGGACGCGCGGACGCTGCAGGTGTCGGGCATGTCGGGCGTCCGGCCGCGCGGTGCGGTGCGCGTGCTGTCGCCCGCCACGAGGCTTTCTCGGCCGTTGCTGCTGACCTCTGCTAAGCcgctacataatattatactaCAGGTAGGCTGAACATGTATAGTTAAACTAAAATTATGTTGTGACAAAATTGatcttataattttttgtaactgtcatttttggtgttaaaaaaaaattataagtttattaTAGGGCAAAAAAGTTATAAGgacaaaaacaaaatctttcgactgtaataataagttttttttttctactttatgTATTATGTGCCAGGTTTTACGGTAACCAGATTGTTAATGGACTGAGGGAACGGATGGTCAATATCATAGTTTTCCTTTAAATTAGTTCATACCGCTAAACATACTTGCTTTTACAGTTTAATCATAATTCAAGTGTTAGTGTTATGTTATAAACTATTGTTTCAGCAAAGTGATGGTAACACGATAAGAGTGCCATCGAGTGCAGCTACGCCATCATCACAGactttagttttaagtaatataggtaagtacacCTTTACAAATACCTAGTCttatgtgcagttgacagctgtctgTCTTCAAGGTATGATAGCATTTTTGTACAGACTAACAACTGTTAACTGCACCAAAAGCGACCATCTgatataccattttataaattgatatttctCGTTCTAATAGGTGCACAAACTGTGTCTACGTCAACAACATCAGCGCCGGTATTAAAACTACAACAGGTAAATATAACTTCTAAACAGATCCTATACTTAATCATTtcacacattttaatttatttttacaccatCCAGAATAAGTTAGTGTCATAAaatgtttatcattattttaggtGAACTCAATACAACAAGTTAAACTCGCGCAGGGAATTAAAATTCAACAGGTGAATTTTGACAGTTTGCATGGTTTTCAATAACGCTTCAGTCGCGAACTGAGTAATGTAGTTCATGAAGTTTTGCATGAAAATATAATACGGTTGAAACACAAAATGTAGTTTGGACCAGTTGTCAAAAATGTTGGCTGCATGGAGTTGCAACAACGAAGTCAGTAATCGCATGTACTAACTTTAAGATGAAAATTCTTGGTAGCGTTCTGTTTTGAACAGTTTCGATCGAACATTACAATATCTAAATTTTTGTTGAGGTTTTGCAGCTACGATGCAGTTTGCTTTGACCCCAAACTGTATCCAAAATGCATTTTGTGGTTGGTTTGCAACTGGTCTGTTTACACAAGAGAGATTGCATGTGTGATTGAAAACGAGAGGGGTCTTTAAACTTGTAACatacattaacattttatttttctcactGATACGAATTTGGCTTTAGTTTAATAATAAGCACTTCctaaataaattgtagtttgTAAGGTGGCAGTAAGTAGGTACGGAGAATTGTAAAAAGTGATTTCTCAAGCAAATGATATATCAAACatgtatacctaatataatatttttccataCTGTTTTACAACTTCGCTAATTTTTAACCTCTACTTATACGTTATACCATTTCTACACACAGCTatcttacttttattttttaaagattcacttttatcttctttttactatttttcttttttctctttCTGTAGTCagcttcaaaaatattaaacaacacAGTATTGTTGTCTCTggtaaaacaaatgcaaaaatgaaTAAGTCAAAGAACCTTACTTAAATAACCACTTATTCTTACCAGTAAGCGATCATAGTGTACATAACAAGaccaaataaaatacataccgAAATCtgaaatttaatttgtatttggtCACATTTCAGGCCGTGACGAGTGCGTCAACGCCGACATCTAGCGGTGTCCGCAGCGTACTAATGGATGGACAGCAACTGAAGCTGGTCGGAGGCAGACACGTACTCGCGCGAATACTGCGGCCCGCACACCCGCCGCAATAACCTACCATGTCCTTGTAAACAGCCCCGGATCCATGTTTTTAGTGTGGGAAGACAAAAAACATTTACCACAAGGCTACCTTTTGACAACTATAAAAGATCGTTATCCAATTAAATCACGTGACCAGACTTACCTATGTACTAAGTTGCGTTGTGATGAGTTGAATTTGAGCTGAACTTGCCGGCACTGGCGCAGACATGACTAGGTCCGAATAGGTCCGGATTTgcttgtaaatatgtaaatatacataatataatgttctTGCTACACCTGTAACTTAACGTTCACGTTAAACGATTTGTTGCTTAATGCGTCCGAACAATCAGAAATTTTTCGAAGCTGACAACTGATGACAGCCGAATGGGACCTTGCGTGTGTTAGATGTCAACATACACCAGCCCGTAATTAATGTGGAGGATTCTTTTTaacagttaataaaataataaaatcagtaGTTTttgggtgaaaaaaaaaaaaaacaatatccatCCAATTAAACATTCATACACACTCacgcattttttatattactacaaacttcgtatcgtttaaaccttccccggacctctacaaacattttaaaaccaaaattaaccaaatcggtccagccattctcgagttttagtgagactaacgaacagcaattcatttttatatataagattactataatattagtataattaAAAGATATTCAGGCTTAACTACGATTACGATTCAAATTCCGCAAGAGATCCTCAAACTAGTGTGTGCTGACCAGTGGCAAAATCATCTGCCATGCCTTCTTGAAATATGTAGGTCTATTACGTATTGAGATGAGTAGCGGACATTTAAAGGCGATTCATCGTGTGGTCAAGTTAACGCAGGTGAAGCAAAAGCATTACAAATACTCCTCTCGATATTATTTCTCAACTGTGTAGCTATAGCTTACATAGAGAATTATTCACTTGAATATGATTTTAGATAAGAAACAAattttagtttatctttatttccCTTATAAAGGCAATATGTATTGTACAAAGTAATTATGATTGTAAAATTAATGACTTGTTgaattcgaaatattttttataagaaataatttaacaagttaaattatttggtttattaatttatgaactgAAAGAAAAGTATTTAACGTTTCTTATTTGGACAGAATTCGTGTCATGATGGtagattaatattaaatgtaaataaaaagcaattacTAACTAGGTGTTAAAGGGGAACACTAATTATTTGAGTATATTCTTGTTatgattatgttaatttattatttgtatatagAGAACACACATTGACAGTCatgaaataatgtcaaaatagCTATAAATTCTTAGCTAAGCTATAGATACCTATAAAATTGTATTGGGTATTGTATTTAACTCCAGAgccatttataattaaatacatatacataattatgttaaaagatcttgattgcaatgtatattttttatttaatctgttGTTTATGTTACTGTTCTCTTGTACATAATGGGTCTGATCCCCTTTAATTATTGTGACATGTAAGTCAATTGCTCTCACGAGTAAAACttgtttatagtattttaaaGGCAATTTCAACTGTAtgttatagtttttaatattaaatattaggtTCGTATTGCACAGTTTTTCActgttagataaataaattaaaatatgtataaatatgaatgtgtgttttttaatgaaaagtttAGTCAGTACGTTAACTTCTTTCGTTTTTCTATTTCAATCGAGTAGCAACCATGTATCGCAACATTAGGACACCATCAGGCGCAATCATTGATTATTAACGGTCGGAAAATTGACGTCACAGTCACAATGGATAACAAACATTTACGCTTTTGTAATAGTTTAATTGTAAACCGTGAATTATTTGATAAACAATAGTTTCTTGTGAAACACATGAAGTGCTAATTGAGCAGACACGTGTATCAGAACTCTCGACGACGCAATTTCTCGAAACAAGGATCAATAAAGCACTAGAATCGGGTgggaaaacataatttattttattacttatgtaCATGGTGTGTGTTCTCagcaaatacaaaataatcacACAGCTCGAGGCATTCAAAACTAATTCTAACCCAAAAGCTAATTGAACATAAATCCTATTGGTACGTTAGTGTGCGGTGTTACTTTGCATGATACAAAATGTTAGCATGAATTACAACgattcacattttaatatagagGTAATTAATAATATCCAAACTTTGTCTTAACACGACTTCTTGCGCTAGACACGATTTCGTAAATACAAATCGCATCTCCGCAAGAGACTAACAATTCCTTCTACAGGGAAACGATAATATTCAAAGATACTACGGAGGTATCACATTTTAATTTCTAACTAACACTTCTTCCCTCTCCTCTCACATACGATGATTGTACAGTCATATTACATACCTAACATTGAATTACATAATACGCGTAGATAGTGCTTATATATTCTTAGCACACAAAGTTACAcataaattgaaaacaatagtgccgttataaaataattttgtaaccgattacacgtcatttaaataaaatatactaatcCTAAAAATCAATCATATATCAGTCTTATAactatgtttttaaattatataaatacttaattgagATGTAAGTTAGATAATTGAAAAtgtatagtaataaaatagcGACGTTAAAACACAGATATAATGTTACACCGAGATTGATATAATTCCGTCTTATCCTAACAGGCTACACGAAAAATAAATGAGTATGCTTATCATGTAGATTTATAAGTACCACAGGTTTAGTTAATACTGACGAGTCATACAATCGCAACTTTCAGAGATATGATATACATAGACACCGCGAGTAGCGCGGCTCGCAGCTCCACAATAGCTGTGCTGTGCAGTCGGCGGCACTCGCTCGATAAACATTCTGATAGCGTGGATAACATTGAGTCGCCTGTGCCCGCGCGACCGTTACAACGTATCTACATTTATTCATAATGAATGAACAGAAGCTCCGAATGCCACCACATTATAGTTAGGTTCTAGCAAGCTCATAAGTACACTATCAATATCTAATTTTCATGTTCCTTTACGATGCCGAATGACATTTCACAAGTTGCAGGGAAATGGAAAAATCTGTTAGAACATAACAATACAAAGCTACCGAGGAGCTTCATGATTATTTGAATAGATGTCGTCCATAGAGACGACATgaaaaccaatttatttttgtattagctGTGTTATGTTTGGGCCAGTAACTGAATAATGAAATAGCTGAGTTTTCCCCATTTTCCTGTAACGAACATTTCTACGTAGTAATttatatgtaacaaaaatatttttagcaattttGGCATTTGACACATACGTCCCTAATTTACATTCGAATATCTAGTGCGattacaaaatatacttacatattatatcGTATCTCTGAACATGGAACCACCTCCCGGTCGGTACGAGACCAACAGAATCGTACATTATATTACAAACAATAGGCACTGAAATTTTGAAATATGATCGGTGTGTAAGAAGACGAACACAGACAGGTCTTCTAATGCGACTTCGAGAAACTACACTATTGCGGCTAAATCATTACAAGGTGCGTGGAATGCCTGATGTACAATTGAGGTGACAAGGACGCGTGCACCTTAATACAGTGTTGCCGATATAATCATTGTTCGTATCCAAGAAAATGTCTATTAGTCATACACACAAGCATAATTGAGTATTCTTAGGTGCAACATTTAagttatacaatttatattcattataatttagttaaaaatctGTTAAATATAAACACAATAGGTCATTAGTCATGCACGTCAAGCAGTCGCTTACAACAGTTTCAATAGTTGTGACAGGTGCCACAACTTGACCTAATGGTGGCTTGTGTTTATGAATGGGTGAGTTGCCGCGATGCCCTCGCTGTTGCTCCACACTTGACGCCTAGCATTTAGCGAATAGCGTTTACTAATAGTCCATTACACGTACAAATATATactctattattatttaaataaaagttagatCCATTATTGGCATATAGAAGTAGACTTAGTAATCGAGTGTAGGATATGTACCAGAGTTGTACACGAGGCATCCTGCCGGTGGTAACAAGCTGGAAGCGAGTGGGGGGGAGGCGCTCACTCGTCGCCGTCGCCATCTTCGGCGTTTTCGGCTGTCAACAAGTTGGTGTTGTCATCAGCTTGAAGGTCGGCGGTTAACTTCTGGAACAAGTGCGGCGATTACGTACCTCAACAACGAGAACATATTCTCTGGTACCTATCTCATAAAGTACCAAATAGGTAGCTGTATTTTCCTCTAAAGGTTATACATATGAATTGTTAAATAGTAAGAGTACGTACCCCAAGCTTGGAGGACGCGATCTGCGAGCGCTTGCGCCGACGCACGGCCAATGCGAGTAGCAGAACTAACGCAATGGATGATAGCGCTGCCACCAGCAACGGCAACAGCAAGTTGTCACCCGGAGAGTAACCCTGGGTACAATATTCATGATGTTTAACTAAGCACTGGTAACTTATACAGCTTTGACAGGTTAGAGTGGAAGCTAATTCGAATCACAAAATATGGGAAAAAGCAAGTAAGATATAACACCACGTTATATCTTACTTGCTTGTTTTCCCTTTGGTATGTATTAAGGCACAACTACATTAGGTaacctatacctacatagtgtAAGATCGTACACGACGATATCAGTCATCACCGGTTTCCGCGATTTCCTCGCATCCTGAGGAAAATGCTTCCCGCACCCAGATGAAACTATCTTATTTCCTTTCAGTAGTTTCAATATTCACCTAGGTATATCGTCATCCCAAGTCCCACGTTCACTCtcaatctttttattttgaaaatgaatgaaCATAGACAGATAGACACAGTGTGATccctatctaaataaaattacgaaagCTCTGACCACTGA is a genomic window of Helicoverpa armigera isolate CAAS_96S chromosome 16, ASM3070526v1, whole genome shotgun sequence containing:
- the LOC110380890 gene encoding nuclear factor related to kappa-B-binding protein isoform X1, which codes for MEEKMESEHSYSGESSSSSESSSGSSEGDDEVMEPVRIMGQSLELPQELCEDYSVFKEFFSMKTWDALEDKHKEELSKLLPKFTENEEEEKEKTIKMLFNHEPFHFTSPLGDFYNNLRQGNYRPDIAKMRKFLMKARAKQQKHKMKSYYAKILPEVLISRERLLAAAKAAPPGPIPRLPLLPPKPSSKNNFKPLYLRAKQRYFEELAAIRGEVGGDESEDENYPEGPPEQSMRKRKQVTPGQMADGNVSGTLGGSDQSNLTSLECLKNVLAAHRTRRQYRENHPELNTSGITLDDIKQRVALVNGAKKLMFGGQKSGSPLQKLRRGPKKDGISKSKASDKTVKKGKEESYESVENKPLLPNIKIKCEREESDSESSSFVDPITSPKSSKKVDQVEIKQEVIDKYPSNMSNLNYNDAKLESIVKQEPPDTMMPMQNSARAAIHQAVPIKLEDLDGIGKLPNILDNKYDNLAARASAHQAVPIKLEDLDGIDMMALPVELADDSGEVIQVETSTETVEESPVDPDESLTETTHANFLSLVRALFPARAAHRASKQQLHARCAAVMRSPIAPLNTWYNLSDDWCGELDSALDFLAGERGQHPDDYVPYLQFLPESQMYQWIGAGRDCDAILGRLCERWLRAASPPPPASEPPPPRYPTTWSVRPATEAELVDFRAQERRRFSTAAKPFTYVQHGYRSVVGPCARGWGGGGAVLLAARPRHAALPALVRDALARLPNGEGTRHHVVTLLRMSQWVANCSDQTLLSAVSSVLDRLLSAKRDPVVKYDQRTAVWTYLHRHRSEEDWLKISSGRGRSSKAGSMLLSPTPAAAGKPGQPALPGPPREPRHTSPHALTQMELEVGSVEEVVENASDSDVDVDDSGQTSSVPHLSSAQLLMQATQASQGKQVALPPKPKGKLVATPPPKAKVNAPPKPAPTVKQPAKQSTLMAQSAKQANLLAQAVRQSTVNQAKQTAVIQPPKPPLPQSPKQTTVAPQPPKPANVPQAKQTTVISQVIKPNIVKQATSTKQVSQMQPAAQSPKQTPQQQTKQIIVNQAGNLSGQLSKSLPSVVATPHKSPLIKQRPLQKVEGSQSQIITSTVASQPSLQTTTVIQPTSTTTVQVLQNKVTQGTRSLLIRPSPVQTTVTAVVSTPTTQVTPTTRRGVVRVLSPATPASGKSLISPRALMQQGTPAAKKRPTVPNATAVTTVAQSTLGATSVVSSAVTSTPRAVPLAGTRTVQLAGQHVQLAGQHVQLAGQAVQLGAGHTLQLSSLQLPVRLPSGHTVQLAAPVRLPPRPPRPAPPTHIPASTVQLSGQTVQIGGQSVQLTGQSVQLTGHTVKLPSGQSVQVASQSVLPSQSVQLPSGQTVQLASGNMQTVLSGSNVQLSSQSVQMPSGQTVQLGSQTVQLGGQTVQLAGQAVQLPSGQTLQLSSGQTVQLSSGQTLQLASGQTVQLANQTPKSLAQVVRSQSAGDKTTAGQPIVAKLLTNAQPQMVSLDARTLQVSGMSGVRPRGAVRVLSPATRLSRPLLLTSAKPLHNIILQQSDGNTIRVPSSAATPSSQTLVLSNIGAQTVSTSTTSAPVLKLQQVNSIQQVKLAQGIKIQQAVTSASTPTSSGVRSVLMDGQQLKLVGGRHVLARILRPAHPPQ
- the LOC110380890 gene encoding nuclear factor related to kappa-B-binding protein isoform X3; translated protein: MEEKMESEHSYSGESSSSSESSSGSSEGDDEVMEPVRIMGQSLELPQELCEDYSVFKEFFSMKTWDALEDKHKEELSKLLPKFTENEEEEKEKTIKMLFNHEPFHFTSPLGDFYNNLRQGNYRPDIAKMRKFLMKARAKQQKHKMKSYYAKILPEVLISRERLLAAAKAAPPGPIPRLPLLPPKPSSKNNFKPLYLRAKQRYFEELAAIRGEVGGDESEDENYPEGPPEQSMRKRKQVTPGQMADGNVSGTLGGSDQSNLTSLECLKNVLAAHRTRRQYRENHPELNTSGITLDDIKQRVALVNGAKKLMFGGQKSGSPLQKLRRGPKKDGISKSKASDKTVKKGKEESYESVENKPLLPNIKIKCEREESDSESSSFVDPITSPKSSKKVDQVEIKQEVIDKYPSNMSNLNYNDAKLESIVKQEPPDTMMPMQNSARAAIHQAVPIKLEDLDGIDMMALPVELADDSGEVIQVETSTETVEESPVDPDESLTETTHANFLSLVRALFPARAAHRASKQQLHARCAAVMRSPIAPLNTWYNLSDDWCGELDSALDFLAGERGQHPDDYVPYLQFLPESQMYQWIGAGRDCDAILGRLCERWLRAASPPPPASEPPPPRYPTTWSVRPATEAELVDFRAQERRRFSTAAKPFTYVQHGYRSVVGPCARGWGGGGAVLLAARPRHAALPALVRDALARLPNGEGTRHHVVTLLRMSQWVANCSDQTLLSAVSSVLDRLLSAKRDPVVKYDQRTAVWTYLHRHRSEEDWLKISSGRGRSSKAGSMLLSPTPAAAGKPGQPALPGPPREPRHTSPHALTQMELEVGSVEEVVENASDSDVDVDDSGQTSSVPHLSSAQLLMQATQASQGKQVALPPKPKGKLVATPPPKAKVNAPPKPAPTVKQPAKQSTLMAQSAKQANLLAQAVRQSTVNQAKQTAVIQPPKPPLPQSPKQTTVAPQPPKPANVPQAKQTTVISQVIKPNIVKQATSTKQVSQMQPAAQSPKQTPQQQTKQIIVNQAGNLSGQLSKSLPSVVATPHKSPLIKQRPLQKVEGSQSQIITSTVASQPSLQTTTVIQPTSTTTVQVLQNKVTQGTRSLLIRPSPVQTTVTAVVSTPTTQVTPTTRRGVVRVLSPATPASGKSLISPRALMQQGTPAAKKRPTVPNATAVTTVAQSTLGATSVVSSAVTSTPRAVPLAGTRTVQLAGQHVQLAGQHVQLAGQAVQLGAGHTLQLSSLQLPVRLPSGHTVQLAAPVRLPPRPPRPAPPTHIPASTVQLSGQTVQIGGQSVQLTGQSVQLTGHTVKLPSGQSVQVASQSVLPSQSVQLPSGQTVQLASGNMQTVLSGSNVQLSSQSVQMPSGQTVQLGSQTVQLGGQTVQLAGQAVQLPSGQTLQLSSGQTVQLSSGQTLQLASGQTVQLANQTPKSLAQVVRSQSAGDKTTAGQPIVAKLLTNAQPQMVSLDARTLQVSGMSGVRPRGAVRVLSPATRLSRPLLLTSAKPLHNIILQQSDGNTIRVPSSAATPSSQTLVLSNIGAQTVSTSTTSAPVLKLQQVNSIQQVKLAQGIKIQQAVTSASTPTSSGVRSVLMDGQQLKLVGGRHVLARILRPAHPPQ